From a single Hypanus sabinus isolate sHypSab1 chromosome 7, sHypSab1.hap1, whole genome shotgun sequence genomic region:
- the LOC132396747 gene encoding protein FAM166B-like translates to MPFPLPLKRENAFSTFDPNFMPGYGGYVPKLQSRLGETYGNATLELLSYEPGQPKSPYLILTQTKPFYNPQVPRHLLNRTYGHPEITTYAGQVQKINIKNGYFYPRDGKYYFALKNYVYDNNPETTSAIQTIEELRKIERMTCKRSDMIAPWRKSQPSRSVASEDIKPPSNCNFLPLVCEPSFDPCPSDRMDLSQTLEKMPAEQHSKIIYKSNSALISGYGGFVPGQQFVTGKSWGRSTFNVLGQGEKSSTDSP, encoded by the exons ATGCCGTTTCCGCTGCCCCTCAAGAGGGAGAATGCCTTCAGCACGTTCGATCCCAACTTCATGCCGGG aTATGGAGGATATGTCCCGAAGTTACAGAGTCGCCTGGGGGAGACTTACGGAAACGCCACTCTTGAGCTGCTGTCATATGAACCTGGGCAGCCCAAGTCACCATATTTAATTCTAACCCAGACAAAGCCATTCTACAATCCCCAAGTCCCAAGACATCTGCTCAATAGGACATATGGCCATCCAGAAATTACCACGTATGCAGGGCAGGTGCAGAAGATAAACATCAAAAACG GCTACTTCTATCCCAGGGATGGTAAATATTATTTTGCCTTAAAGAATTATGTTTATGACAATAATCCTGAAACAACCAGTGCTATTCAGACAATTGAAGAGCtgagaaagattgaaagaatgacATGCAAAAGGAGTGATATGATTGCACCGTGGAGAAAATCACAGCCTTCacgttctgtg GCATCGGAAGATATTAAACCACCAAGTAACTGCAATTTCTTACCCCTGGTATGTGAGCCATCTTTTGATCCATGTCCATCAGACAGAATGGATCTATCCCAAACCCTGGAGAAAATGCCAGCAGAGCAGCACAGCAAGATTATTTATAAAAGTAACTCTGCACTCATTTCCGGTTACGGTGGGTTTGTGCCAG GTCAGCAGTTTGTAACTGGTAAGAGTTGGGGCCGCAGCACCTTTAATGTTCTGGGACAAGGAGagaagagttccacagattcgccatga